In Castor canadensis chromosome 11, mCasCan1.hap1v2, whole genome shotgun sequence, a single genomic region encodes these proteins:
- the Ncf2 gene encoding neutrophil cytosol factor 2 isoform X2 → MLYYRMEKYDLAIKDLKEALTQLRGNQLIDYKILGLQFKLFACEVLYNIALMYAKKEEWKKAEEQLALATKMQSEPRHSKIDKAMESVWKQKLYEPVMIPVGRLFRPNERQVAQLVKKDYLGKATVVASVVDQDNFSGFAPLQPQAAEPPPRPKTPEIFRALEGEAHRVLFGFTPETPEELQVMPGNIVFVLKKGNDNWATVMFNGQKGLVPCNYLEPVELRIHPQLQPQEETSPESDIPPPPSSSAPGRPQLSPGQKQKQEPKEVKLSVPMPYTLKVHYKFTVVMETQLRLPYSQVRDMVSKKLQLLPEHTKLSYRPRDSNELVPLSEASMEDAWSLVKNYCLTLWCENTVGDQGFLDEPKKNEKSDANNQSIECQLKEGSQVVALFSYEATQPEDLEFLEGDVILVLSKVNEDWLEGECKGKVGIFPKAFVEECAARGLESTPRRV, encoded by the exons ATATGACTTAGCTATCAAAGATCTTAAAGAGGCCTTGACTCAGCTTCGGGGGAACCAGCTGATTGACTACAAGATCCTAGGGCTGCAGTTCAAGCTGTTTGCCTGCGAG GTGTTATATAACATTGCTTTGATGTACGCCAAGAAGGAGGAATGGAAAAAGGCTGAAGAGCAGTTAGCGCTGGCAACAAAGATGCAGTCCGAGCCCAGGCACTCCAAAATTGACAAGGCCATGGAAAGTGTCTGG AAACAGAAACTGTACGAGCCAGTCATGATCCCTGTGGGCAGGCTGTTCCGACCAAATGAGAGACAAGTGGCTCAGCTGGTCAAGAAAGATTACCTGGGCAAGGCCACG GTTGTGGCATCTGTGGTAGACCAGGACAATTTCTCTGGATTTGCCCCTCTGCAGCCACAG GCAGCTGAGCCTCCACCCAGACCCAAAACCCCAGAGATCTTCAG GGCCCTGGAAGGGGAGGCTCACCGTGTGCTGTTTGGGTTTACACCTGAGACACCAGAGGAGCTCCAGGTCATGCCTGGGAACATCGTCTTTGTGTTGAAGAAGGGCAATGATAACTGGGCCACAGTCATGTTCAACGGGCAG AAAGGGCTGGTTCCCTGCAACTACCTTGAACCAGTTGAGCTGCGGATTCATCCTCAGCTGCAGCCCCAG GAGGAAACCTCCCCAGAGTCTGACATCCCACCTCCTCCCAGTTCCAGCGCCCCAGGAAGACCCCAGTTGTCACCAG gtcagaaacaaaaacaagagccCAAG GAAGTGAAGCTCAGTGTTCCCATGCCCTACACACTCAAGGTGCACTACAAGTTCACGGTGGTCATGGAGACTCAGCTCAGGCTCCCCTACAGCCAGGTCCGGGACATGGTGTCTAAGAAACTACAGCTGCTGCCAGAACACACTAAGCTGAG TTATCGGCCTCGGGACAGCAATGAGCTGGTGCCCCTTTCAGAAGCAAGCATGGAGGATGCCTGGAGCTTAGTGAAAAACTACTGCCTGACTCTCTGGTGTGAGAACACAGTG GGTGACCAAGGCTTTTTAGATgaacccaagaaaaatgaaaaatctgatGCAAATAACCAGTCAATAGAATGTCAACTTAAGGAAGGGAGCCAAGTAGTAGCACTCTTTAGCTATGAGGCCACCCAACCAGAGGACCTGGAGTTTCTAGAAGGAGATGTGATCCTGGTGCTATCAAAGG TGAATGAAGACTGGCTGGAAGGAGAGTGTAAAGGGAAAGTTGGCATTTTCCCTAAAGCTTTTGTTGAAGAATGTGCAGCCAGGGGTTTGGAAAGCACTCCCAGAAGAGTCTAG